The following coding sequences lie in one Apium graveolens cultivar Ventura chromosome 3, ASM990537v1, whole genome shotgun sequence genomic window:
- the LOC141714389 gene encoding putative steroid-binding protein 3, with protein sequence MGGSRVGGSRVGGSREISIGELKQYDGTNPSKPIYIAIKGRIFDVTTGNSFYGPGGSYSMFAGKDATRALAKMSKNEEDVIASVDGLTDKELGVLSDWEKKFEAKYPVVGRVVS encoded by the exons ATgg GCGGTTCGCGGGTTGGGGGTTCGCGGGTTGGGGGTTCGCGGGAGATCTCAATTGGTGAGCTAAAACAATACGATGGCACAAACCCATCAAAACCCATATACATAGCTATAAAGGGTCGTATCTTCGACGTCACAACCGGCAATTCTTTCTACGGTCCGGGAGGTTCTTACTCCATGTTTGCCGGCAAAGATGCAACAAGGGCTCTTGCTAAAATGAGCAAAAATGAAGAAGATGTTATTGCTTCTGTTGATGGCCTCACTGATAAAGAACTCGGCGTTCTTTCTGATTGGGAAAAGAAGTTTGAAGCTAAGTACCCTGTCGTTGGCCGTGTAGTGTCTTGA